One window of Streptococcus suis genomic DNA carries:
- the pflA gene encoding pyruvate formate-lyase-activating protein, with product MTEIDYGKVTGLVHSTESFGSVDGPGVRFVVFMQGCHMRCQYCHNPDTWDLVNPAATERTAEDVLKEALRFRMFWGKEGGITVSGGEATIQIDFLIALFTLAKEKGIHTTLDTCALTFRSTERYLEKYNRLMEVTDLVLLDIKEINPDQHRIVTGHSNKTILECARYLSDIGKPVWIRHVLVPGLTDRDEDLVELGKFVKTLNNVERFEVLPYHNLGEFKWRELGRPYPLEGTKPPTRARVENAKTLMETESYQDYLNRIRG from the coding sequence ATGACAGAGATTGATTATGGAAAAGTTACCGGTCTAGTTCATTCTACCGAAAGTTTTGGTTCAGTTGATGGACCTGGTGTTCGCTTTGTGGTCTTCATGCAAGGCTGTCACATGCGTTGCCAGTATTGTCACAATCCTGATACCTGGGATTTGGTTAACCCGGCAGCAACCGAGCGTACTGCTGAGGATGTCCTAAAAGAAGCTCTGCGTTTTCGGATGTTCTGGGGCAAGGAAGGGGGGATTACGGTGTCTGGTGGTGAAGCGACCATTCAGATTGATTTCTTGATTGCTCTCTTTACCCTGGCAAAAGAAAAAGGCATCCATACGACTTTAGATACCTGTGCCCTGACCTTCCGTTCGACTGAGCGTTATTTGGAAAAATACAACCGTCTCATGGAAGTGACCGACTTGGTGCTCTTAGATATCAAGGAAATCAATCCTGACCAGCATCGTATTGTTACAGGTCATAGTAATAAAACTATTTTAGAGTGTGCTCGTTACCTATCGGATATTGGCAAGCCTGTTTGGATTCGACATGTCTTGGTTCCAGGATTGACAGACCGAGATGAGGACCTGGTTGAGTTGGGCAAATTTGTCAAAACCTTGAACAATGTCGAGCGCTTTGAAGTTCTGCCTTATCACAATTTAGGTGAATTTAAGTGGAGAGAGTTGGGGAGACCTTACCCGCTGGAGGGGACAAAACCGCCGACTAGGGCGCGTGTGGAAAATGCAAAGACCTTGATGGAGACGGAGTCTTATCAGGATTATTTGAATCGGATTAGAGGATGA